A genomic region of Miscanthus floridulus cultivar M001 chromosome 3, ASM1932011v1, whole genome shotgun sequence contains the following coding sequences:
- the LOC136541881 gene encoding uncharacterized protein isoform X2 — protein MDREALRMMCSTQFWRMAVLWALSLLHSYLLVFLRGRAAAPRRRQPRPAEGRCPICVVTGATSGLGRAAAAALAREGYHVVLAGRSTQFLHETVQEIQREQPDAYLKEFQVDLASFKSIKKFGSSLKQWVQEKNLEPSIQLLVNNAGILARSHRITEDGLDEMIQTNYIGPFLLTNILLPLLKNSSVPSRVVNLTSFTHRCGIDVCEDALRGMKFGRCSVGESYPLASTYEYTKLCMLMFSYELHRQLHMSSGVSVIAADPGVVETKIMRELPQCLSWFAFLALRSLKLLQEPDTGVGAVLDAALALPEESGKYFFGGKGKTIRSSRLSYDTKVAKKLWAESSAVFKELQLRGVDFRDS, from the exons ATGGACCGCGAGGCGCTCCGCATGATGTGCTCGACGCAGTTCTGGCGGATGGCCGTcctctgggccctctccctcCTCCACTCCTACCTCCTCGTGTTCCTCCGCGGCCGGGCGGCCGCCCCTCGCCGCCGGCAGCCCCGGCCCGCCGAAGGCCGCTGTCCCATCTGCGTCGTCACCGGG GCGACGTCGGGGCTgggcagggcggcggcggcggcgctcgcgcGGGAGGGCTACCACGTCGTGCTTG CTGGACGTTCCACGCAGTTCTTACACGAG ACTGTTCAAGAAATTCAGAGGGAACAGCCAGATGCCTATCTCAAAGAGTTTCAGGTCGACTTGGCATCCTTCAAGTCAATTAAGAAGTTTGGAAGTTCTCTCAAGCAATGGGTTCAGGAGAAAAATTTGGAGCCTTCTATTCAGCTTTTGGTAAATAATGCTGGAATATTAGCGAGGTCACATCGAATTACTGAGGATGGCCTTGATGA GATGATACAGACAAACTACATTGGTCCATTTTTGCTGACCAACATTCTTTTACCATTGCTGAAGAACAGCTCGGTACCTTCTCGAGTGGTTAATCTAACTTCTTTCACACACAGGTGTG GTATTGATGTATGCGAGGATGCATTGAGAGGGATGAAATTTGGCCGGTGCTCAGTAGGGGAAAGTTACCCCTTAGCTTCTACTTATGAGTATACCAAGC TTTGTATGCTGATGTTCTCATATGAACTACATCGACAGCTTCACATGTCATCTGGCGTCTCTGTAAT TGCTGCTGATCCTGGTGTTGTGGAAACAAAGATCATGCGAGAGCTTCCTCAATGTCTCTCTTGGTTCGCATTTTTGGCTCTGCGCTCCCTTAAACTCCTGCAGGAACCTGATACAGGTGTTGGTGCTGTCCTTGATGCTGCTTTGGCGCTGCCT GAAGAATCTGGGAAGTATTTCTTTGGTGGGAAAGGGAAAACGATCAGATCGTCCCGACTGTCCTATGACACCAAAGTAGCCAAGAAGCTGTGGGCAGAATCGTCAGCAGTGTTCAAGGAGCTTCAGCTTAGAGGAGTCGATTTTAGGGATAGTTAA
- the LOC136541881 gene encoding uncharacterized protein isoform X1 yields MDREALRMMCSTQFWRMAVLWALSLLHSYLLVFLRGRAAAPRRRQPRPAEGRCPICVVTGATSGLGRAAAAALAREGYHVVLAGRSTQFLHETVQEIQREQPDAYLKEFQVDLASFKSIKKFGSSLKQWVQEKNLEPSIQLLVNNAGILARSHRITEDGLDEMIQTNYIGPFLLTNILLPLLKNSSVPSRVVNLTSFTHRCVSGIDVCEDALRGMKFGRCSVGESYPLASTYEYTKLCMLMFSYELHRQLHMSSGVSVIAADPGVVETKIMRELPQCLSWFAFLALRSLKLLQEPDTGVGAVLDAALALPEESGKYFFGGKGKTIRSSRLSYDTKVAKKLWAESSAVFKELQLRGVDFRDS; encoded by the exons ATGGACCGCGAGGCGCTCCGCATGATGTGCTCGACGCAGTTCTGGCGGATGGCCGTcctctgggccctctccctcCTCCACTCCTACCTCCTCGTGTTCCTCCGCGGCCGGGCGGCCGCCCCTCGCCGCCGGCAGCCCCGGCCCGCCGAAGGCCGCTGTCCCATCTGCGTCGTCACCGGG GCGACGTCGGGGCTgggcagggcggcggcggcggcgctcgcgcGGGAGGGCTACCACGTCGTGCTTG CTGGACGTTCCACGCAGTTCTTACACGAG ACTGTTCAAGAAATTCAGAGGGAACAGCCAGATGCCTATCTCAAAGAGTTTCAGGTCGACTTGGCATCCTTCAAGTCAATTAAGAAGTTTGGAAGTTCTCTCAAGCAATGGGTTCAGGAGAAAAATTTGGAGCCTTCTATTCAGCTTTTGGTAAATAATGCTGGAATATTAGCGAGGTCACATCGAATTACTGAGGATGGCCTTGATGA GATGATACAGACAAACTACATTGGTCCATTTTTGCTGACCAACATTCTTTTACCATTGCTGAAGAACAGCTCGGTACCTTCTCGAGTGGTTAATCTAACTTCTTTCACACACAGGTGTG TGTCAGGTATTGATGTATGCGAGGATGCATTGAGAGGGATGAAATTTGGCCGGTGCTCAGTAGGGGAAAGTTACCCCTTAGCTTCTACTTATGAGTATACCAAGC TTTGTATGCTGATGTTCTCATATGAACTACATCGACAGCTTCACATGTCATCTGGCGTCTCTGTAAT TGCTGCTGATCCTGGTGTTGTGGAAACAAAGATCATGCGAGAGCTTCCTCAATGTCTCTCTTGGTTCGCATTTTTGGCTCTGCGCTCCCTTAAACTCCTGCAGGAACCTGATACAGGTGTTGGTGCTGTCCTTGATGCTGCTTTGGCGCTGCCT GAAGAATCTGGGAAGTATTTCTTTGGTGGGAAAGGGAAAACGATCAGATCGTCCCGACTGTCCTATGACACCAAAGTAGCCAAGAAGCTGTGGGCAGAATCGTCAGCAGTGTTCAAGGAGCTTCAGCTTAGAGGAGTCGATTTTAGGGATAGTTAA